A window of Azospirillaceae bacterium genomic DNA:
ACCGCGTGCTGCCCGACCGCGGCGGCATCGCCGCGGCGTTGGAGGCGAACCAGATCCAGCTCGCGGCGTTCTCGGCCATTCCGCTCGCCGACATGGAGCGCCTGGCCCGGGTTCCGGGGATCCGGGTCGTGCCCGGGGGGTACGAAGGGATCACCTATCAACTGACGGTGGAGATCAACCACCGCCGCAAGGAGCTGGCCGACCCCAGGGTCCGCCGTGCCATCGCGCACGCGATCGACCGGCGCTTCGTGGTGGACACCATCTTCCTCGGCCACGCCAAGCCGTCGAACGGGCCCATTCCGGCGTTCGACACGCAATTCCATCTGGCGGACCTGCCGGTGCCCGCCTTCGATCCGAAACGGGCGAACGCCTTGCTGGACGAGGCCGGCTATCCCCGCGGCGCCAACGGGACCCGCTTCCAGGTGCGGTTGCTGCCGGCCCCCTGGTTCGAGCAGACCCGCCAGTTCGGCGACTATCTGCGCCAAGCCCTGAGGGCGGTCGGCATCGACGCCCGGATCGTGAACAACGACCCCGCGGCGCACACGCGTGCGGTCTACACCGACCATGATTTCGATCTGGCCGTGGGGTCCCCCGTCTACCGCAACGATCCGGCGATCTCGACCACCATCCTGTTCCAGGGCGGCCTGCCGGCGGGTGTCCCCTTCTCGAACCAGTACGGCTACCGGAGCGCCGCCATGGACGAGCTGATCGCCAAGGGCGCCTCCACGGTGGACGCGGCGGAACGCGCGCGCGTCTACCACGACTTCCAGCGCTTGGCGGTCGAGGACATGCCCCTGGTCAACGTCGTGGAGTTCACGTTCCTGACCGTGGCGCGGGACAGTGTGCGCAACGTCGCCAACAATCCGCGCTGGGCCACCTCGCACTGGGCGGACACGTGGCTGGCGGCGTAACCCCCGGCGGGCGGAAGCCGGCCTGACGACCGTGCGTGGGGTCGGCCTGATTGCCCGCCGGCTCGTGGCGGCG
This region includes:
- a CDS encoding ABC transporter substrate-binding protein — protein: MAAHDWTRRGFMVGPLAGAGAAVLARRAVAQEAARRGGTLVVAADTEGRNMNPAIVASNGVFYVAAKVIEPLAEMSYGGDRLVPRLATAWDGSPDGRTVTFRLRDGVSWHDGRPFTSADVAFSAMQVWKPLQNLGRVLFKDLETVETPDERTAVFRFATPTPFQLIRNALPALTSVVPRHLYEGTDINVNPANTRLVGTGPFRFVEHRQGEFYRLERNPSYWEVGRPYLDAIVYRVLPDRGGIAAALEANQIQLAAFSAIPLADMERLARVPGIRVVPGGYEGITYQLTVEINHRRKELADPRVRRAIAHAIDRRFVVDTIFLGHAKPSNGPIPAFDTQFHLADLPVPAFDPKRANALLDEAGYPRGANGTRFQVRLLPAPWFEQTRQFGDYLRQALRAVGIDARIVNNDPAAHTRAVYTDHDFDLAVGSPVYRNDPAISTTILFQGGLPAGVPFSNQYGYRSAAMDELIAKGASTVDAAERARVYHDFQRLAVEDMPLVNVVEFTFLTVARDSVRNVANNPRWATSHWADTWLAA